One region of Hoeflea sp. 108 genomic DNA includes:
- a CDS encoding GntR family transcriptional regulator, with product MAKAANTDLDDKAGSKIDSIYQALFRAILARELMPGTKLSEESIGALFSVSRTIVRAALNRLHTESLVEFRQNRGAFVASTTPDEARQVFEARNAIEREIFSKLATVVTDKQIAALEQHLEKEHEVRHSGDHTLAILLSGEFHLLAAHMAGNEVLAGFLKSLISRTSLILAQHSTHQETDCSVDEHQAILQALRARDPQASAAAIVEHLQQVFEQANIGQTKRTKRNLSEILARYA from the coding sequence ATGGCCAAAGCTGCGAATACTGACCTGGACGACAAGGCCGGGTCGAAAATCGACTCGATCTACCAGGCATTGTTCCGCGCAATTCTGGCCCGCGAACTGATGCCCGGCACGAAGCTCAGCGAAGAGTCGATCGGCGCGCTGTTTTCGGTCAGCCGCACCATCGTGCGCGCCGCGCTGAACCGCCTGCACACTGAATCCCTGGTCGAGTTCCGCCAGAACCGTGGCGCCTTCGTCGCCAGCACGACGCCCGACGAGGCGCGGCAGGTGTTCGAGGCGCGCAACGCCATCGAGCGCGAGATCTTCTCCAAGCTCGCCACTGTGGTGACCGACAAGCAGATCGCGGCACTCGAGCAGCATCTCGAAAAGGAACACGAGGTGCGCCATTCGGGCGACCACACGCTGGCGATCCTGCTGTCGGGCGAGTTCCACCTGCTTGCCGCCCATATGGCCGGCAACGAGGTGCTGGCCGGGTTTCTCAAATCGCTGATTTCGCGGACGTCGCTGATCCTCGCCCAGCACAGCACCCATCAGGAGACCGACTGCAGCGTCGACGAGCATCAGGCGATCCTGCAGGCGCTGCGGGCACGCGACCCGCAGGCAAGTGCCGCGGCCATCGTCGAACACCTGCAGCAGGTGTTCGAGCAGGCCAATATCGGCCAGACCAAGCGCACCAAGCGCAATCTCAGCGAGATCCTGGCGCGCTACGCCTGA
- a CDS encoding aspartate/glutamate racemase family protein yields the protein MHRLLVINPNTSTRVSQVIEALVREETEGAADICMTTASFGFSYISTRVAVSIAAHAVLDAAAKAMAEGATPNAIVLACFGDPGREALEELTGLPVIGFAEAGLLAAAAMPGKSLVSTNGAVWCEMLAELVLKLGIGDKMSGVRSIEGTADDPAAIAAFLSDEAKATGAERIVLGGAGLIPSLPSIIAASPVPILDPHRVAIRKALKLAETPRPTAVGPVDVTDINGLSPFLSAALGALPDSARRN from the coding sequence ATGCATCGTCTGCTCGTCATCAACCCGAACACGTCGACCCGCGTCAGCCAGGTGATAGAAGCACTGGTGCGCGAGGAGACGGAGGGCGCAGCCGACATCTGCATGACGACCGCAAGCTTCGGCTTCAGCTACATCTCGACCCGGGTCGCCGTGTCGATCGCAGCCCACGCCGTGCTCGATGCTGCCGCCAAGGCAATGGCCGAGGGTGCTACTCCAAACGCCATCGTGCTCGCCTGCTTCGGCGATCCCGGCCGCGAAGCACTGGAGGAACTGACCGGCCTGCCGGTCATCGGTTTTGCCGAAGCCGGCCTGCTCGCCGCGGCTGCCATGCCAGGCAAATCGCTGGTCTCGACCAACGGCGCCGTCTGGTGCGAAATGCTGGCGGAGCTGGTGCTCAAGCTCGGTATAGGCGACAAGATGTCAGGCGTGCGCTCGATCGAGGGCACCGCCGATGATCCCGCCGCAATCGCCGCCTTCCTGTCCGATGAGGCGAAGGCGACTGGGGCGGAACGCATCGTTCTCGGCGGCGCCGGCCTGATCCCGAGCCTGCCGAGCATCATCGCCGCTTCGCCGGTGCCGATCCTAGATCCCCATCGCGTGGCCATCCGCAAGGCACTGAAGCTTGCCGAAACCCCGCGCCCGACCGCCGTCGGGCCGGTCGACGTTACCGACATCAATGGGCTTTCGCCGTTTCTATCGGCCGCTCTCGGCGCCCTTCCGGACAGCGCCCGCCGCAACTGA
- a CDS encoding ABC transporter substrate-binding protein: MQIFLSAISTLSHSRRQFLAAVGGVALAAAVGLGATAALAADREHTIIVGLGGQINTLDPLRADYNQTNTIISAVYDTLVTYDETKLVGSLATEYAYSDDAKSITFTLRPDVKFHDGTTLTAKDVAYTLDRLKRLGTGVASLIGGYESTVVTDDTHLTINLSRPNTLFLPSLSKVYILNSALVEANKGADDGQGWLQAHDAGSGAYVLGDQSQAVVIDLFPGYWAAEAGRPESIVFRRIDESSTRRDELRAGNIDVAFGFADRDAAAMATDPALKVVPINTSYQTEVVFNTKVGPTADPKVRKALRMVYDYAGGLRGIRGGNGKIANGPLPARLDCRPDLPEVKRDLDAARAMLAEAGAANLKLKMNFQPVFELQKQEATLFQSNLREIGVELELEPIAYPNYLASLKDPNSIPQMMLLEDFAQFPDAGIMLVKGYKSDAIGTNRTGYANPEVDKLLDEALATADDAKRCELYKQVQTILDNDSVMVDMYGVYKPAAYRVGTLADLKASMLATPAEPADFRLAKP, encoded by the coding sequence ATGCAAATTTTCCTGTCCGCCATTTCCACGCTGTCGCACAGCCGGCGGCAATTCCTGGCAGCTGTCGGCGGCGTAGCGCTTGCCGCAGCAGTCGGCCTCGGCGCAACGGCAGCCTTGGCGGCCGATCGCGAGCACACGATCATTGTCGGCCTCGGTGGTCAGATCAACACGCTCGACCCGCTGCGTGCCGACTACAACCAGACCAACACCATCATCAGCGCCGTCTACGACACGCTGGTGACTTATGATGAGACCAAGCTGGTCGGGTCGCTCGCCACCGAATACGCCTATTCGGACGACGCCAAGTCGATCACGTTTACGCTGCGTCCCGACGTCAAGTTCCATGACGGCACGACGCTCACCGCCAAGGACGTCGCCTACACGCTCGACCGCCTGAAGCGCCTCGGCACCGGCGTCGCCTCGCTGATCGGCGGTTATGAATCGACTGTCGTCACCGACGACACCCACCTGACCATCAACCTGTCCAGGCCGAACACGCTGTTCCTGCCGTCGCTGAGCAAGGTCTACATCCTGAATTCGGCGCTGGTCGAAGCCAACAAGGGCGCCGATGACGGCCAGGGCTGGCTGCAGGCGCATGATGCCGGCTCGGGCGCTTATGTGCTGGGCGACCAGTCGCAGGCAGTGGTGATCGACCTGTTCCCGGGCTACTGGGCCGCCGAGGCTGGCCGTCCCGAATCCATCGTCTTCCGCCGCATCGACGAAAGCTCGACGCGCCGCGACGAACTGCGAGCCGGAAACATCGACGTAGCCTTCGGCTTCGCCGACCGCGATGCCGCCGCTATGGCCACCGATCCGGCGCTTAAGGTCGTGCCGATCAACACCAGCTATCAGACCGAAGTGGTATTCAACACCAAGGTTGGCCCGACGGCCGATCCCAAGGTGCGCAAGGCACTGCGCATGGTCTACGACTATGCCGGTGGCCTGCGCGGCATTCGCGGCGGCAACGGCAAGATCGCCAATGGCCCGCTGCCGGCGCGCCTCGACTGTCGTCCAGACCTGCCTGAAGTGAAACGCGACCTCGATGCCGCCAGGGCGATGCTGGCCGAGGCCGGTGCTGCCAATCTCAAGCTCAAGATGAACTTCCAGCCGGTATTCGAGTTGCAGAAGCAGGAGGCGACGCTGTTCCAGTCCAACCTGCGCGAGATCGGCGTCGAGCTCGAACTCGAGCCCATCGCCTATCCGAACTACCTCGCCAGCCTCAAGGATCCGAACTCGATCCCGCAGATGATGTTGCTCGAGGATTTCGCTCAGTTCCCGGATGCCGGCATCATGCTGGTCAAGGGCTACAAGTCGGACGCCATCGGCACCAACCGCACCGGCTACGCCAATCCGGAAGTCGACAAGCTGCTCGACGAGGCTCTCGCCACCGCCGACGATGCCAAGCGCTGCGAACTCTACAAGCAGGTCCAGACCATCCTCGACAATGACTCGGTCATGGTCGACATGTATGGTGTCTACAAGCCGGCCGCCTATCGTGTCGGCACGCTCGCCGACCTCAAGGCCAGCATGCTCGCCACGCCCGCCGAGCCGGCGGACTTCCGTCTCGCCAAGCCGTAA
- a CDS encoding ABC transporter permease — protein sequence MLAFRAYSWFLGRRLGLTLLTLWGLASLVFLMIKLMPGDEAQMAAGADASAAQIEAVRERLGLDAPVIMQYLGFLGRLLRGDLGTSIVTLQPVLADLEKVLPSTLELVFIAMLLNLAVAIPAGIVAAYRQGGIFDTTSRVTAVMLGGMPAFWLALVLQYVLGSVWRVVPISGQQGYGMNSPVISGAPTLDALIAGNFAGFFDALHHIILPAAVLAALFATQIFRTLRASLLGVLRSDFIMAVRAKGATARHMLVRHALPNSLNPVLTLSGTQAGAMIGSAVLVETVFARQGIGAYMFNAVAQKDAFAVLGSVMFIGTVVCLVNLIVDILQLLVDPRIRAAQLGSQGQ from the coding sequence ATGCTCGCGTTCCGCGCCTACTCCTGGTTCCTGGGCCGACGCCTGGGCCTGACCCTGTTGACCCTTTGGGGACTGGCCTCGCTGGTCTTCCTGATGATCAAGCTCATGCCCGGCGACGAAGCACAGATGGCCGCCGGCGCGGACGCCTCCGCCGCCCAGATCGAGGCGGTGCGTGAACGGCTGGGGCTCGATGCTCCCGTCATCATGCAATATCTCGGCTTCCTGGGTCGCCTCCTGCGTGGCGACCTGGGTACTTCCATCGTCACTCTCCAGCCAGTGCTGGCCGACCTCGAAAAGGTCCTGCCCAGCACGCTGGAACTTGTCTTCATCGCCATGCTGCTGAACCTGGCGGTTGCCATCCCGGCCGGCATCGTCGCCGCCTACCGCCAGGGCGGCATCTTCGACACGACCAGCCGCGTCACAGCGGTCATGCTTGGCGGCATGCCTGCCTTCTGGCTGGCGCTGGTGCTGCAATATGTACTGGGCAGCGTCTGGCGCGTGGTTCCGATCTCGGGCCAGCAGGGCTACGGCATGAACTCGCCTGTTATCTCGGGCGCGCCGACGCTCGATGCGCTGATCGCCGGCAACTTTGCCGGCTTCTTCGACGCCCTGCACCACATCATCCTGCCGGCGGCGGTGCTGGCGGCATTGTTTGCTACCCAGATCTTCCGCACGCTGCGGGCATCTCTTCTCGGCGTGTTGCGCTCGGACTTCATCATGGCCGTGCGCGCCAAGGGCGCCACTGCTCGCCATATGCTTGTGCGTCATGCCCTGCCCAACAGCCTGAACCCGGTGCTGACGCTGTCGGGCACCCAGGCCGGCGCGATGATCGGCTCGGCCGTCTTGGTCGAGACCGTCTTCGCCCGCCAGGGCATCGGCGCCTACATGTTCAACGCTGTTGCCCAGAAAGACGCCTTTGCCGTGCTGGGCTCGGTGATGTTCATCGGCACCGTCGTCTGCCTCGTCAACCTGATCGTCGACATCCTCCAACTTCTTGTCGACCCGCGCATCCGCGCCGCACAACTGGGGAGCCAAGGCCAATGA
- a CDS encoding ABC transporter permease, translating to MTAPAIAHVQPATARRKEGFSAFEIFVFTLVIALLVVAVFGPFLAPDSIYNSDIANSLMPPSAANWFGTDDQGRDVFWRLIVGAQTTLLSAFLVVTLYSLIGVTLATVAAAGPRWLDEGLMRITDIGLALPGMIVALGFAAAMGASLRSAIIAMAITGWPITARMLRGIMRQTMEQPFVAGAQVLGVSKWRLMTKHVLPNSLDVLIVKWAGDIGTTVLVLASLSFIGVGAQPPSAEWGATIAAARGYVSTAWWTVVAPGAAVAITSIAFGLLGDIIQVRRDPSLRGN from the coding sequence ATGACCGCCCCTGCCATCGCCCATGTCCAGCCGGCAACGGCCCGCCGCAAGGAAGGCTTCAGCGCCTTCGAGATTTTCGTCTTCACGCTTGTCATCGCGCTGTTGGTTGTCGCCGTCTTTGGGCCGTTCCTTGCGCCCGACAGCATCTACAATTCCGACATCGCCAACTCGCTGATGCCGCCGAGCGCTGCCAACTGGTTCGGCACCGACGATCAGGGTCGCGACGTGTTCTGGCGTCTCATCGTCGGGGCCCAGACGACGCTGCTTTCCGCCTTCCTGGTGGTGACACTCTATTCGCTGATCGGCGTCACCCTTGCCACCGTGGCCGCCGCCGGCCCGCGCTGGCTCGACGAGGGGCTGATGCGCATCACCGACATCGGCCTTGCCCTACCCGGCATGATCGTGGCACTCGGCTTTGCTGCCGCGATGGGCGCCAGCCTGCGTTCGGCGATCATCGCCATGGCCATCACCGGCTGGCCAATCACCGCCCGCATGCTGCGCGGCATCATGCGCCAGACAATGGAGCAGCCCTTCGTCGCCGGCGCCCAGGTGCTCGGCGTGTCGAAATGGCGGCTGATGACCAAACACGTGCTGCCCAATTCGCTCGATGTGCTGATCGTCAAATGGGCCGGCGACATCGGCACCACGGTGCTCGTGCTGGCGAGCCTGTCCTTCATCGGCGTCGGTGCCCAGCCGCCGAGCGCCGAGTGGGGTGCGACCATCGCCGCTGCCCGCGGCTACGTCTCGACCGCCTGGTGGACCGTCGTCGCGCCCGGTGCTGCGGTCGCCATCACCTCGATCGCCTTCGGCCTGCTCGGCGACATCATCCAGGTCCGCCGCGACCCGTCCTTGAGGGGCAACTGA